In Alicyclobacillus macrosporangiidus CPP55, a single window of DNA contains:
- a CDS encoding heavy-metal-associated domain-containing protein: MEGEMRRMADQVFYVKGMSCAHCKQAVESALMDLPGVLRAEADVQSGRVVVEAEKPVDPQLIRAAVEEAGYELAEPGPVR; encoded by the coding sequence ATGGAAGGGGAGATGCGGCGCATGGCCGATCAGGTGTTTTACGTGAAGGGCATGTCTTGTGCGCACTGCAAACAGGCCGTGGAATCGGCCCTGATGGACCTGCCCGGCGTCCTGCGGGCGGAGGCGGATGTTCAGAGCGGACGCGTGGTCGTGGAGGCCGAGAAGCCGGTGGATCCTCAGCTCATCCGCGCGGCCGTCGAGGAGGCGGGGTATGAGTTGGCGGAGCCTGGGCCAGTTCGCTAA
- a CDS encoding class II fumarate hydratase, with protein MQTRIVRDSLGELEVPADAYYGAQTARAIDNFPISGLRLPRAFIRAQGIVKWAAARAHQALGAMDPKKANAICMAAEEVIRGDLDDWFRVDVYQAGAGTSQNMNANEVIAARAAELLGGARGDTGLVHPNDDVNKSQSTNDTIHVAMNIAAMELLAHRLDPALARLEQALRDKALAFRGIVKSGRTHLQDAVPMRLGDEFAAWADNVARHRRWVEQAAANLLAIGFGGNAVGTGINTPPGFAELAVQFVAQYTGLAFRLPENPFTFNQNPDEAVWVSAALRNLALALQRIANDLRLLSSGPRTGLAEITLPAVQPGSSIMPGKVNPVMAEMLNMVAFQVQGCDTTIAQAGGAGQLELNVMMPVMAANLLHEIAILANAVTVFTDRCVQGITADAARCRAYAERSLSLATALNTVVGYDTAAKVVKHALAHDTSLLEAGLALGIDESALRHALDVDHLSVVVPRTLAEAHNAAFSADGMSGSGSTGPDAGSADGGSAGAVKPANGAGPSDGWIGYASISPHVSNERSD; from the coding sequence TTGCAGACACGCATCGTACGCGATTCATTGGGAGAACTCGAAGTCCCGGCAGACGCTTATTACGGCGCGCAGACGGCGCGCGCGATCGATAATTTTCCTATCAGCGGGCTGCGCCTGCCCCGCGCGTTCATCCGCGCGCAGGGCATCGTCAAGTGGGCCGCCGCCCGTGCGCACCAGGCCTTGGGTGCCATGGACCCGAAGAAAGCCAATGCCATCTGCATGGCGGCGGAAGAGGTGATCCGCGGAGACCTGGACGATTGGTTCCGCGTGGACGTCTACCAAGCCGGCGCAGGCACGTCGCAGAACATGAACGCCAACGAGGTGATCGCCGCTCGCGCCGCCGAGTTGTTGGGCGGGGCGAGGGGAGACACGGGGCTGGTGCACCCGAACGACGACGTCAACAAGTCCCAGTCGACCAACGACACCATCCACGTCGCCATGAACATCGCGGCGATGGAACTGCTCGCTCACCGGCTCGATCCCGCCCTCGCCCGGCTGGAACAGGCGCTGCGCGACAAGGCGTTGGCGTTTCGCGGGATCGTCAAATCGGGCCGCACCCATCTGCAGGATGCGGTGCCGATGCGCCTCGGGGACGAGTTCGCCGCCTGGGCGGACAACGTGGCGCGCCACCGGCGCTGGGTGGAGCAGGCGGCGGCGAACCTCCTGGCCATCGGCTTCGGGGGAAACGCGGTGGGGACGGGCATCAACACGCCGCCCGGTTTCGCCGAGCTGGCGGTGCAGTTTGTGGCGCAATACACCGGTCTTGCGTTCCGGCTGCCGGAGAATCCCTTCACGTTCAACCAGAACCCGGACGAGGCGGTGTGGGTCAGCGCGGCGCTGCGCAACCTCGCCCTGGCCCTGCAGCGGATCGCCAACGATCTGCGGCTGTTGTCCTCCGGGCCCCGCACTGGGCTCGCGGAGATCACCCTCCCGGCGGTTCAGCCCGGGTCGTCCATTATGCCCGGCAAGGTGAATCCAGTGATGGCGGAGATGCTCAATATGGTCGCCTTCCAGGTGCAGGGGTGCGACACGACCATCGCCCAGGCGGGGGGCGCCGGCCAGTTGGAGCTCAACGTCATGATGCCCGTGATGGCGGCGAACCTGTTGCATGAAATCGCGATCCTGGCCAACGCCGTCACGGTATTTACGGACCGCTGCGTGCAGGGCATCACCGCCGACGCCGCCCGCTGCCGCGCCTATGCGGAACGCTCGCTGTCGCTGGCGACCGCGCTGAACACGGTGGTCGGCTACGACACGGCGGCGAAGGTGGTGAAGCACGCGCTGGCCCACGATACGAGCCTGCTTGAGGCGGGCTTAGCGCTCGGCATCGACGAGTCTGCGCTGCGCCACGCCCTCGACGTCGACCACCTCTCCGTGGTGGTGCCGCGGACCTTGGCCGAGGCGCACAACGCTGCGTTCAGCGCGGACGGCATGAGCGGCTCCGGCAGCACGGGCCCGGATGCAGGCTCGGCGGATGGTGGAAGTGCGGGCGCTGTGAAGCCCGCGAACGGGGCGGGCCCCAGTGATGGATGGATCGGGTACGCCAGCATATCTCCTCACGTCTCGAATGAACGAAGCGACTGA
- a CDS encoding inositol monophosphatase family protein encodes MLSEHLIQCLATAAEAALEAGDYFRSRVDSIQDVKAKSSPNDLVTDVDPACEAMIRRRIAERFPDHDVLGEETTAPGAAASAAAAEQVWNRPHLWIVDPIDGTTNFVHHLPLSVVSVAYAAGGEIQAGVVYDPYHREVFYAARGFGAYLAGAEAMRGWIGAPSAEGLPVGVRLEASRVEHLKRAVVASGFPTRSRTYERTTANTAKLFGRVKSIRALGSAALHLAYVAAGRIDGFFEYDLNAWDVAAGALLVQEAGGCIGEIGGGPYHLRVRDIAAGGNPALVQAMDGAIRGEA; translated from the coding sequence TTGCTGTCAGAACATCTCATCCAGTGTTTGGCGACCGCCGCCGAGGCGGCGCTGGAAGCGGGCGACTATTTCCGCTCCCGCGTCGATTCCATCCAAGACGTCAAGGCGAAATCCTCCCCGAACGACCTGGTGACGGATGTCGATCCCGCCTGTGAGGCGATGATCCGCCGCCGCATCGCGGAGCGCTTCCCGGATCACGACGTGCTCGGGGAGGAGACGACCGCCCCAGGCGCCGCCGCGTCAGCCGCCGCCGCTGAACAGGTGTGGAACAGGCCGCACCTGTGGATCGTCGATCCCATCGACGGCACCACCAATTTCGTTCACCACCTGCCCTTGTCCGTCGTCTCGGTGGCCTATGCCGCCGGCGGCGAAATCCAGGCCGGCGTGGTGTATGACCCGTATCACCGCGAGGTGTTCTACGCGGCGCGGGGATTCGGGGCCTACCTGGCTGGGGCCGAGGCGATGCGCGGGTGGATCGGCGCACCGTCGGCGGAGGGGCTCCCCGTAGGCGTGCGCCTGGAGGCCTCCCGCGTCGAGCACCTCAAACGGGCGGTGGTCGCCTCCGGTTTTCCGACGCGATCGCGAACGTACGAACGGACCACCGCCAACACCGCCAAGCTCTTCGGCCGCGTGAAGAGCATCCGGGCGCTCGGCAGCGCGGCCCTGCACCTGGCGTACGTGGCGGCCGGGCGCATTGACGGTTTCTTCGAGTACGATCTCAACGCCTGGGACGTGGCGGCGGGGGCGCTGTTGGTGCAGGAAGCCGGGGGATGCATCGGGGAGATCGGCGGCGGGCCGTACCACCTGCGCGTCCGCGACATCGCGGCAGGTGGAAACCCCGCCCTGGTCCAGGCGATGGACGGCGCGATCCGGGGGGAGGCGTGA
- a CDS encoding alpha/beta hydrolase family protein gives MSKRRITAQDVQKFEWPGNPVFSPDGRWVVYERTVANVKDDDYETHLVLAAADGSISRTLTHAGKRNWGPVWSPDGKTLAFLSNRSFGTQVWLLPMDGGEARRLTRFRRGIRALTWAPDGSRLYGLVPVPKDGSVELYDEGLSEKEAKEQADKDREEWEKNPKRYDWIYYKRDGGGLTRGFKNQLVAVDVATGAVQQLTSGPYDVGEPAVSPDGKYIAFPSNRAANPELEYRSDLYRVPATGGELELLCNDAIVYQLTYSPDGKSIAFFGHRNEYWFATHTRLFLVPSDGGSSVDLCTDFPDTLGDECVSDMRSHEHTPGPLWSKDGRCIYALSTREGRCEVVRFTLNGNTATGEVVIGGDREIYGLSFDGGSRFAIAYATPVHPGRVATVDITGGPVRPRPPRAVTEPMSAERVTPFPSGEVRLDTCNDALLAEVEVVEPEVFFYTSEDGWQVQGFVLKPVGFEPGKKYPVILEIHGGPHAMYAYSFFHEMQWFAAEGYAVVYVNPRGSSGYGQEFVNAVRHHYGEKDAADILNGLDAALEKFDFLDGDRVAVTGGSYGGFMTNWLVGHTDRFFAAVSQRSISNWISFYGVSDIGPRFTETEVGGDVLHDFDKLWKASPLAYADNVKTPLLLKHGENDLRCPIEQAEQFYTAIKRNGGEVELFRVPNASHDLSRTGKPKLRVARLEAMFRFIHDRLPNRD, from the coding sequence ATGAGCAAACGCAGAATCACCGCGCAGGACGTGCAGAAGTTTGAATGGCCTGGCAATCCGGTGTTCTCTCCCGACGGGCGTTGGGTGGTGTACGAACGGACGGTCGCCAACGTGAAGGACGACGATTACGAGACTCACCTGGTGCTGGCGGCCGCGGACGGATCGATCTCCCGGACGCTGACCCACGCGGGCAAGCGGAACTGGGGACCGGTGTGGTCCCCGGATGGGAAGACGCTGGCGTTCCTCTCCAACCGCTCGTTTGGGACACAGGTCTGGCTGCTGCCGATGGATGGTGGAGAAGCGCGCCGTCTGACCCGTTTTCGCCGAGGCATCCGTGCACTGACGTGGGCGCCGGATGGCAGCCGCCTGTACGGGCTGGTACCGGTGCCGAAGGACGGCAGCGTGGAGCTGTACGACGAAGGTCTGTCGGAGAAAGAAGCGAAGGAGCAGGCCGATAAAGACCGCGAGGAGTGGGAAAAGAACCCAAAGCGCTACGACTGGATCTATTACAAGCGCGACGGCGGCGGCCTGACGCGCGGATTCAAGAATCAACTGGTGGCCGTCGACGTGGCCACGGGCGCGGTGCAACAGCTGACGAGCGGGCCGTATGACGTCGGAGAGCCGGCCGTGTCCCCCGATGGGAAGTACATCGCGTTCCCTTCCAACCGTGCGGCCAACCCCGAACTGGAGTACCGCTCCGACCTCTACCGGGTGCCGGCCACCGGTGGCGAGTTGGAGTTGCTGTGCAATGATGCCATCGTGTATCAGCTGACGTACTCCCCGGACGGCAAGTCGATCGCCTTCTTCGGCCACCGCAACGAATACTGGTTTGCCACCCACACGCGCCTCTTCCTGGTGCCGAGCGACGGCGGCTCGTCCGTGGACCTGTGCACCGACTTCCCGGACACGCTCGGGGACGAGTGCGTGTCCGACATGCGCAGCCACGAGCACACGCCGGGTCCGCTGTGGTCGAAGGACGGCCGGTGCATCTACGCCCTCAGCACGCGCGAGGGCCGCTGCGAGGTGGTCCGTTTCACCCTGAACGGCAATACGGCGACGGGTGAGGTGGTCATCGGTGGAGACCGCGAGATTTACGGGCTGTCGTTCGACGGCGGATCGCGCTTCGCCATCGCCTATGCGACGCCGGTGCATCCGGGCCGGGTGGCGACGGTGGACATCACGGGCGGTCCGGTGCGGCCGCGGCCGCCGCGGGCGGTGACCGAGCCGATGAGCGCGGAGCGGGTGACGCCGTTCCCGAGTGGCGAAGTGCGCCTCGATACGTGCAACGACGCGCTGTTGGCGGAGGTCGAAGTGGTGGAGCCGGAGGTGTTCTTCTACACGTCCGAGGACGGCTGGCAGGTGCAGGGATTTGTCCTCAAGCCGGTCGGCTTCGAACCGGGGAAGAAGTATCCGGTCATCCTCGAGATCCACGGTGGACCGCACGCCATGTATGCCTACTCGTTCTTCCACGAGATGCAGTGGTTCGCCGCAGAAGGGTATGCGGTGGTGTACGTCAACCCGCGCGGCAGCTCGGGGTACGGGCAGGAATTCGTCAACGCGGTGCGGCACCACTACGGGGAGAAGGACGCGGCCGACATCCTGAACGGGCTCGACGCGGCGCTGGAGAAGTTCGACTTCCTGGATGGCGATCGCGTGGCCGTCACCGGCGGCAGTTACGGCGGGTTTATGACCAACTGGCTGGTGGGCCACACGGACCGGTTCTTCGCCGCGGTCTCGCAGCGGTCCATCTCCAACTGGATCTCGTTCTACGGCGTGTCCGACATCGGGCCACGCTTCACGGAGACTGAGGTGGGCGGCGATGTCCTGCACGACTTTGACAAGTTGTGGAAGGCTTCACCGCTGGCCTATGCCGACAATGTGAAGACGCCGCTGCTGTTGAAGCACGGGGAGAACGATCTCCGCTGTCCCATCGAGCAAGCCGAGCAGTTCTACACGGCCATCAAGCGCAACGGCGGCGAGGTGGAGCTGTTCCGGGTGCCGAACGCCAGCCACGACCTGTCACGCACCGGAAAGCCGAAGCTGCGCGTCGCACGTTTGGAAGCGATGTTCCGCTTCATCCACGACCGCCTGCCGAACCGGGATTGA
- a CDS encoding nicotinate phosphoribosyltransferase: MIQTEETRWQDPEQHERALARIEAISRLPVYRDRPVSLLTDLYELTMMYGHFQAGRHRQRVVFDLYYRTNPCGNGYVIAAGLEQVVWYLHNLRFTDADIAYLRSLRLFSEPFLDYLRTIRFTGDLYAVPEGTIVFPNEPLLRLEGPIDELQLVESALMTFINHQSLIATKAQRIVDAAATAQGARAPVIEMGLRRAQNMDASVFGARAAFIGGCVGTSNVLAGQSFGIPVSGTMGHSWVQSFPTELEAFRAYASAFPDDTVLLVDTYDVLRSGVPNAIQVGRELAASGRRLKAIRIDSGDIAYLSKQARRMLDEAGLHDVGIIASSDLNEWTIRDLIVQGARVTAWGVGTNLITSYDHPALGAVYKLAAQEEGGVLQPRIKISENANKITNPGKKKVLRFYVNGRASADLIALDDESFNPAEPLELFDPVHTYKRKVIQGFEMESLLQPVYIGGKLVYELPDLRQIRSHVEAGLARFAPEILRHVNPHIYHVDLSQRLWDLKQRLLHEWRP, encoded by the coding sequence ATGATTCAAACGGAAGAAACCCGCTGGCAGGACCCGGAGCAGCATGAGCGAGCCCTGGCGCGCATCGAGGCCATCTCGCGGTTGCCGGTGTACCGGGACAGGCCGGTCTCCCTGTTGACCGACCTGTACGAGCTGACGATGATGTACGGACACTTCCAGGCCGGCCGGCACCGGCAGCGGGTGGTCTTCGATCTCTACTACCGGACCAATCCTTGCGGCAACGGCTACGTGATCGCCGCCGGGTTGGAGCAGGTGGTCTGGTATCTGCACAACCTGCGGTTCACAGACGCGGACATCGCGTACCTGCGCAGCCTTCGCCTGTTCTCCGAGCCGTTCCTCGACTACCTGCGCACGATTCGGTTCACGGGCGACCTGTACGCCGTGCCGGAGGGGACCATCGTGTTCCCCAACGAGCCCTTGCTGCGTCTCGAGGGCCCGATCGACGAGCTGCAGCTGGTGGAGTCCGCCCTGATGACGTTCATCAATCATCAAAGCCTGATTGCGACAAAAGCCCAGCGCATCGTCGACGCGGCGGCCACGGCGCAGGGGGCTCGGGCGCCCGTCATCGAGATGGGGCTGCGCCGGGCGCAGAACATGGACGCCTCCGTGTTCGGGGCGCGGGCAGCATTCATCGGCGGCTGCGTCGGCACCAGCAACGTGCTGGCCGGCCAGAGCTTCGGTATTCCCGTCTCTGGCACCATGGGGCACAGTTGGGTGCAGAGCTTTCCCACCGAACTGGAGGCGTTTCGTGCTTACGCGAGCGCGTTCCCGGACGACACGGTGCTGTTGGTCGACACATACGATGTCCTGCGCAGCGGCGTGCCCAACGCCATCCAGGTGGGCCGGGAGCTGGCCGCCAGCGGCCGGCGCCTGAAGGCCATCCGCATCGACAGCGGCGACATCGCCTACCTGTCCAAGCAGGCGCGGCGCATGCTGGACGAGGCCGGGCTGCACGACGTCGGGATCATCGCGTCGTCCGACCTGAACGAGTGGACCATCCGCGATCTCATCGTCCAGGGTGCACGCGTTACCGCCTGGGGGGTCGGCACCAATCTCATCACCAGCTACGATCATCCGGCGCTCGGGGCGGTGTACAAGCTGGCGGCGCAGGAGGAGGGCGGCGTGCTCCAGCCGCGCATCAAGATCTCCGAGAACGCGAACAAAATCACCAACCCGGGCAAGAAAAAGGTGTTACGATTTTATGTGAACGGGCGTGCGTCGGCCGATCTGATCGCGCTCGACGACGAGTCGTTCAATCCGGCCGAGCCGCTGGAGTTGTTCGATCCCGTTCACACTTACAAGCGCAAGGTGATCCAGGGGTTTGAGATGGAGTCGCTGCTGCAGCCCGTCTATATCGGCGGGAAGTTGGTGTATGAGTTGCCGGACCTGCGGCAGATCCGCAGCCACGTGGAAGCCGGACTGGCCCGGTTCGCGCCGGAGATCCTGCGCCACGTCAACCCGCACATCTACCACGTGGATCTGTCGCAGCGGTTGTGGGATCTCAAGCAGCGGTTGCTGCACGAGTGGCGGCCGTGA